Below is a window of Nostoc sp. KVJ3 DNA.
ACACCCAAAGATTATCCAATTAAAGATTATCCAATTGAAGTCTATCCACTCAAGGACGCGCCCCTGGCTTCGCCACCCGCGCCCCCCACCCATGAGAGTGTGTGTGAAAAAGAAGAACTTGATTTAACAACGAAAGAAATTGAACTTGAAAAACCAAGCTTAGAAAAACCAACCCCAGAAGAACCAACCCCACAACAACCCACTTCGTTGTTAAAAAAATCCGAGTCTTTGCAACAAACCGATAATCCCTCAAGAGGATCAACTATTGCGGGGGGGTCGTTCGAGAAACGCGAACAAGCGAATAAGCCGCAACTAACCTGTCCCTACAAGACAGCCCGGAACGTAAAAGAACTGATTGATGCTTGGCTAACAGACCCGACTGCTATGAGTGATGATTCTCTACCACTGCTTGTCAGAGAAACAATCAAGTGGAATTGCTGGGTTTTGCCTTGGCGCAATGGAGAGCGAAAGCTGAATAACCTCTACCAGAATTTCAACCCGATAGTCGTGGACTTCCTAGCACAAGAATTAGCCACGAAATCGAAACGCTCTGCACAACTTGAAATTACTCATGCGATCGCAGTCATGAACACCTGGGAGAAAACCAAAGGGGGATGGACGAACCTGATGCAGCGCTATAACCAGGCATTGCAAACAGAAAAACAGCCCCTACCCCAATTGCATACTGCTACGACAAAAAGACCAAGCAACACCACTAGCATCACGCTCGAAGATGCTTTGGCACAAGATCATAAGCGCCGTCAGCAAGAGCTTCTCAAACAGGTTCCATCCAATGAGTATCAACACAGCCCACAAATGCTGGAGCTAAAAGCGAAACTTCAAGCCAAAGCAAATGAGCCAAAAGTTTCGAGCAACTCCAAACCATCTTCCACAAATTTGCGAGAAGTTGAAGCGCAGTTAAAATTAGCACTAAGAGCATAATTATGCACCCTAATCAAGACAACGTAGTTTCTTTCCATCCTGACAGGTCACTTGACAACTTGCCTCCACAAAATATCGAAGCTGAAGAAGCTATTTTGGGCGGGATTATGCTTGACCCAGAAGCAATAACCAGAGTCAGCGATCGCTTAGTAACCCAAGCCTTTTACATCAGCGCTCACTCATACATTTATCAAGCTGCGACAACGCTTCACGCTCTGTTTCAACCCACAGATTTACTAAGCGTCACTGCATGGTTGGCTGACCACAATCTGCTCAATCGCATTGGTGGCAGGAATAAGTTAGCAACTCTGGTAGACCGCACTGTATCCGCCGTCAACATCGATGCTTTGGCAGATTTGGTGATGGAAAAATACCGACGGCGACAGTTAATCAAAGTGGGATCGGAAATTATCCAACTCGGTTACGAGACGCAAACTGAACTACCACTTGTTCTTGGGCAAGCTGAGGCGAAAGTTTTCACTGTAACTCAAAATCAAAGCGATGAACGCTGCAAAGTTTTCTCAGCACAAGACATGGGCATTGAACTTTTTCAAAAGCTGGAGATGGGGAATATGGCAGGCGACAAAGTTGGTTGGTACGACCTCGAAAATATCACCGGTGGCATTTATCCCAGCAGCTTGGTAGTCGTGGCTGCTGAATCCCACATGGGCAAAACTCACTTTATGATTTCTTACGCTTACGAAATCATGACCAAACTTGGAAAACCAGTTCTGTATGTAACTCCAGAAATGGACAAGAA
It encodes the following:
- a CDS encoding replicative DNA helicase translates to MHPNQDNVVSFHPDRSLDNLPPQNIEAEEAILGGIMLDPEAITRVSDRLVTQAFYISAHSYIYQAATTLHALFQPTDLLSVTAWLADHNLLNRIGGRNKLATLVDRTVSAVNIDALADLVMEKYRRRQLIKVGSEIIQLGYETQTELPLVLGQAEAKVFTVTQNQSDERCKVFSAQDMGIELFQKLEMGNMAGDKVGWYDLENITGGIYPSSLVVVAAESHMGKTHFMISYAYEIMTKLGKPVLYVTPEMDKNQLNARMLARITGVDASMIQTNTQCYWEQIAQGIGQMVELPWKVYEHSSPTTAMIASAVRRAIAEFGGSIGAVFIDYLQQIPLESGGNMAFEVGKITRQIRDIAKSHKIPVFLGCQINRGNQTTADKRPNRHLLRNSGEIFEVCDQLIMLYRDAVYTKDPSDRTIELIVEKNRLYGKLGTATMLCDLSTSKFLNLAR
- a CDS encoding helix-turn-helix domain-containing protein, translating into MTTDSFSDNRKKRHIYMDSKLDDLPLTMEAYRVYCHLCRRAGCDNNAFPSYKSIGEFCFRGSFPNSPTDTLRRKAIAAVNELICWNLITKTSRENNGLQTSNHYSLTDMEDWFPNPLKPSSLIRGKKDLGSVGGTLGVVLGGHPGSAGGTPPVVLGEHPGSVGGTPKDYPIKDYPIEVYPLKDAPLASPPAPPTHESVCEKEELDLTTKEIELEKPSLEKPTPEEPTPQQPTSLLKKSESLQQTDNPSRGSTIAGGSFEKREQANKPQLTCPYKTARNVKELIDAWLTDPTAMSDDSLPLLVRETIKWNCWVLPWRNGERKLNNLYQNFNPIVVDFLAQELATKSKRSAQLEITHAIAVMNTWEKTKGGWTNLMQRYNQALQTEKQPLPQLHTATTKRPSNTTSITLEDALAQDHKRRQQELLKQVPSNEYQHSPQMLELKAKLQAKANEPKVSSNSKPSSTNLREVEAQLKLALRA